One genomic window of Glycine soja cultivar W05 chromosome 9, ASM419377v2, whole genome shotgun sequence includes the following:
- the LOC114367876 gene encoding zinc finger BED domain-containing protein RICESLEEPER 1-like: protein MEISNDSGTKKPKRLTSVVWNHFERIRKADICYAVCVHCNKKLSGSSNSGTTHLRNHLMRCLKRSNFDVSQLLAAKRRKKDNTISLANIGFDEGQRKEEYIKPTIIKFEPEHKKDEIINFGSSKFDQERSQLDLARMIILHGYPLSLVEQVGFKVFVKNLQPLFEFTPNSSVEISCIDIYRREKEKVFDMINRLHGRINLSIETWSSTENSLYLCLSAHYIDEEWTLQKKLLNFVTLDSSHTEDLLPEVIIKCLNEWDIDCKLFALTLDDCSINDDITLRIKERVSDKRPFLSTRQLLDIRSAAHLIKSIAQDAMDALHEVIQKIRESIKYIRSSQVVQGKFNEIAQHARINTQNLLFLDFPVQWKSTYLMLETALEYRTAFSLFQEHDPSYSSTLTDEEWEWASSVTGYLKLLVEIMNIFSGNKFPTANIYFPEICDVHIQLIDWCRSSDNFLSSMALKMKDKFDRYWSKCSLPLAVAAVLDPRFKMKLVEYYFSLIYGSTALEHIKEVSDGIKELFNVYSICSTMIDQGSALPGSSLPSTSCSSRDRLKGFDRFLHETSQGQSMISDLDKYLEEPIFPRNSDFNILNWWKVHMPRYPILSMMARDVLGTPMSTMAPELAFSTGGRVLDSSRSSLNPDTREALICTQDWLQNESGDLNPSSIHSALPLLIE, encoded by the exons ATGGAAATATCAAATGATTCGGGTACTAAGAAACCTAAAAGGCTGACATCTGTTGTCTGGAATCACTTTGAAAGGATTAGAAAGGCAGACATCTGCTATGCTGTTTGTGTGCATTGTAACAAGAAACTTAGTGGATCAAGTAACAGTGGAACTACTCATCTGAGAAATCACTTGATGCGGTGTCTGAAAAGATCAAACTTTGATGTGTCTCAACTACTTGCagcaaagagaaggaaaaaagataaTACCATCAGCCTAGCAAACATAGGTTTTGATGAAGGTCAGAGGAAAGAAGAATATATAAAGCCAACAATCATCAAGTTTGAACCTGAGCATAAGAAAGATGAAATCATTAACTTCGGAAGTAGTAAATTTGATCAGGAAAGGAGTCAACTTGATCTTGCACGCATGATCATATTACATGGATACCCACTGAGCTTGGTTGAACAAGTAGGATTCAAGGTCTTTGTGAAGAACCTCCAGCCTCTCTTTGAGTTCACGCCAAACAGTTCTGTAGAGATTTCTTGTATAGATATCTAcaggagggagaaagaaaaagtgTTTGATATGATAAACAGACTACATGGTAGgattaatctgtcaattgaaacaTGGTCTTCAACAGAAAATTCTTTGTATTTGTGTCTATCTGCTCATTACATTGACGAGGAATGGACATTACAGAAGAAACTCCTGAACTTTGTCACACTTGATTCTTCTCATACTGAAGACTTACTTCCAGAAGTGATTATCAAATGTCTCAATGAATGGGATATTGACTGCAAGCTTTTTGCCTTGACACTTGATGATTGTTCCATCAATGATGACATCACTCTTAGAATCAAGGAGCGAGTTTCTGACAAAAGGCCTTTTTTAAGTACTCGGCAATTACTTGATATACGCTCTGCAGCACATCTCATAAAATCCATTGCTCAAGATGCCATGGACGCATTACATGAGGTGATCCAAAAGATTCGAGAGAGCATCAAATATATTAGAAGTTCACAAGTAGTGCAAggaaaatttaatgaaattgcTCAACATGCTAGGATTAACACTCAAAACCTCTTATTTCTTGATTTTCCAGTTCAGTGGAAGTCTACGTATCTCATGCTTGAAACTGCACTAGAATACAGGACTGCCTTTTCTCTTTTCCAAGAACACGATCCCTCCTATTCATCAACTCTAACTGATGAAGAGTGGGAATGGGCTAGTTCTGTTACTGGCTACTTAAAACTTTTAGTTgaaattatgaatatattttcAGGCAACAAATTTCCTACAGCGAATATATACTTCCCTGAGATTTGTGATGTCCATATTCAATTAATTGACTGGTGCAGAAGTTCAGATAATTTTCTTAGTTCCATGGCTTTGAAGATGAAAGACAAATTTGACAGGTACTGGAGCAAGTGCAGTTTACCTTTAGCTGTAGCTGCAGTCCTGGATCCTCGGTTTAAAATGAAGTTGGTTGAGTACTACTTCTCCCTAATTTATGGTAGCACTGCTCTGGAGCATATCAAGGAAGTTTCTGATGGTATCAAAGAACTTTTTAATGTGTATTCTATCTGTTCAACTATGATTGATCAAGGCTCGGCCTTGCCTGGCAGCAGTTTACCTAGTACTAGTTGTAGTTCCAGAGATAGGCTAAAAGGCTTTGACAGATTCCTTCATGAGACATCACAGGGTCAGTCTATGATATCAGACTTAGACAAGTACTTAGAGGAACCAATCTTTCCACGCAATTCTGATTTTAACATATTGAACTGGTGGAAAGTCCACATGCCAAGGTACCCAATTTTGTCTATGATGGCACGTGACGTTCTTGGGACTCCAATGTCAACTATGGCACCAGAATTGGCATTTAGCACTGGGGGCAGAGTGCTAGATTCTTCTCGTAGTTCACTAAACCCAGACACACGAGAGGCTTTGATATGCACCCAAGATTGGCTCCAAAATGAATCTGGAG ATCTAAATCCATCATCAATCCATTCTGCTCTACCTCTTCTCATCGAATGA